In the Natrinema sp. CBA1119 genome, GCGATCCCGTCTCGAGCGGACCCGCGAACGATTCGTTCGGCGACGCGAATCACGACGTAGCCCAAGAGCGCGCTCCACGCAGCGGCCGGTCTTGTCTTCCGTACGCCTCTCTGACCGCCGTTCCCCTCGACCGTCTCTGGGCTGGGACCATCGCGGTCTTCGCGTCGGTTGTTCGCGTGAACCGCTCGAATCTGTCTCGACCCTTGACTGTCTACATCGATCGTGCGTAATCGGTATACGATTATCGACTACGATTAAGTATCTCCCGCGCGTAGAACCGGCAAGAATGTCCTACGAAGCGCGAAACAGATTGCGCGAATTACGGCGGGAGTTCCACCGTCATCCCGAACCGGGCTGGCGCGAGTTTCGGACCACCGGTCGGGTCGTCGAGGAACTCGAGCGGATCGGCGTCGACGAGATCGCCGTCGGCCGCGACGCGCTGGCGACGGACGAGCGCATGGCCGTGCCGCCGGCGGCGGAACTCGAGCCGTGGATCGAGCGCGCCCGCGAGGCGGGCGTTCGGTCGGACGTTCTCGAGCGCACGGCCGACGGTCACACTGGCGTTATCGCGACCCTCGAGCAGGGGGAGGGCCCCTGCATCGGGTTGCGCGTCGATCTCGACGCGATTTCGATGCGGGAATCCGACGAGAGCGAGCACCGGCCGGCCGCCGAGGGATTCCGGTCCGAACACGACGGCTACATGCACGCCTGCGGCCACGACGCCCACCTCGCGATGGCGCTGGGGACGCTCGAGGCGGTCAAAGAGAGCGAGTTCGACGGGACGCTGACGGTGTTCTTCCAGCCCGCCGAGGAGATCTCCGGCGGCGGGAAGGCGATGGCCGAGAGCGGCTATCTCGACGACATCGACTACCTCCTCGCCCTTCACATCGGCCTCGACCATCCGACGGGCGAGGTCGTCGCCGGCATCGAGAAGCCGCTGGCGATGGCACATCTGACCGCGACGTTCGAGGGGGCGAGCGCCCACGCAGGGAAGGCCCCGAACGAGGGGGCCAACGCCATGCAGGCGGCGGCGACCGCGATTCAGAACGCCTACGGGATCCCCCGGCACAGCGACGGGCTGACCCGAGTGAACGTCGGCCGAATCGAGGGCGGGACCGCGAGCAACGTCATCGCCGAGGAGGTCACCATCGAAGCCGAGGTCCGCGGCGGGACCACCGCGTTGATGGAGTATACGCGCACGGAACTCGAGCGCGTCTGCTACGCCGCCGCCGAGATGCACGACTGCGACGTCACGCCGCGGGTGATCAGCGAGTCGCCCCGCGTCGACAGCCATCCCGCGCTCCGCGACCTCGTGGGGAACGTCGCCTGGGAGGTCGAGGGCGTCGATCGGGTGATTCCGAGCGAGGAATTCGGCGTGAGCGAGGACGTGACCTACCTGATGCAGCGCGTCCAGGACGGGGGCGGGCTCGCGTCATACGTCCTCGTCGGTACCGACCACCCGACGAGCCACCACACGCCGACCTTCGACATCGACGAGGAGAGCCTCGAGATCGGGGTGACGCTGCTCACCGAGACGGCGACCGAACTCTCCCGCCGGCGGCCGTAGCGGACGCCCCTCGATCGGGACTGGAGCCCCTGTAACCGTGTCTGATGACGCTCACCGGGCGGACGGTTCGCCGCAACTCTCGTCGAAAACCGCAATACTGACTGACAGTCGAACGGACGCTTCTGTCCGTCGAGAATCACGTTCGCTGAATGGGAAACGTTAATTCGCGGGCTCTCCGTGTATCCCCTATGAGCCAAGACGACGTTCCGGAGTCGTTGCGGACGGCGGCGGACTCGGATCGCCCGCGCGGCATTCTCACGCCCTCCGACCGCGATTTCTTGCTCGGTCGAAAGACGGACTACACCGACCACTCGAAGAAACAGAAGCGAAACCGGATCCGACGCCGGGTACGAAACGCGATGCTCGACTTCAGCATCCTCTTCGAGTACATGGAGGAACGCGATCGGGAGACGGTCTTCGATCCCGACGCCGAGGACCGCGACGCCTACACCCAGGGGATCACCGATATGCTCGCCTTTCTCCACCTCGGGACGATCGGCTACCACACCCCGTTCAAGGACATGCTCTCGGAGGGCGTCGGTAAGGCCGAACAGCGCCTCGCCGGCTCGAACTACCGGATGGTCAACGTCGAGTTCAACGTCGAACCGGTCGGCCAGATCGACGTCGACGAGGTCGTCGACAAACTCGAGAACGAGGAGTTCGCCCAGCTCACCGACGAGGAACTGCGGGCGTTCGTGCGCCTGCTGACGATGTCGGATAGCTTCTCACCGGCGGACACCCGCGAGGAAATCAAGGATCGTGTCGACGAGTTTGCCGAGCGCGTGGCCGAGAGCACCGAGACTCGCGAGCAGACGCTCGAGGAACTGACGAACTGACGGAGCCGTCTTCGGATTTCGTTTTCGGTCGACCGAATCGTCGGTTCCACCGTCGTTCCCCACACCGTCAGACACGTTAGTTCTCAGTTACTGATTGGCATTTCGATTGACTAATCCTCTATTGTCCTCCGTAGTGGATATCGGTTGTCTGACTATATGGTGTATTTAACGATGATCGATACAGGGTGAGGAGACATTCTATACAAATTTTCGGAAATACATAATAAACGCAATCTGTAGATATTCTAGCCGAGTGAGAAACACTTATTGTATACGCCGTTAATGGTGGCGGTATGCCATCATGCAGCATGGCGAATGGTAGGTGGAAGCACGAGAGATCGTTCCGCTGCCGTCCGATACCGGGGGTGGGACGATGAGCGACGCCGATCAGGGGATGGTCGACGAGTTCCTCGAGGAGATCGACCTGGTCGTCTTCGCGTTCGGGGCACTGTTGACCGTCGGCGTGATCGCGGCGTTCTTCATCAGTCCGAGCACGGTCGAGAGCGGCATCTCGACGCTGAACGATCAGATGCTCGGTGCGTTCAACTGGGCGCTGCTGTTGATCGTCTTCCTAATTGTCATCTTCTTGTTGTTCCTGATTGTCGGCCCGTGGGGCAAGATCAAAATGGGAGACGAGGATCCGGAGTACAGCTTCCTGTCGTTCTTTGCGATGCTGTACTCCGCGGGCTTTGCCGCCGGTGTCGTGTTCTGGGGCCCGACCGAGGCGCTGTTCTACTATGACAGCCCATCGCCACTGTTCGGTGGCGTCGAGGGCGGCTCGACCGAAGCGATGACCCTCGCCGTCCAGCAGACGCTGTTCCACTGGGCACTGCCCCAACTCGCGGTGTTCACGATCATGGGAATCGCGATCGGCTACTTCGCGTACAACTACGAGAATGTCCCGCTGCGAGTTTCCTCGGCACTCACTCCGATCATCGGCGCTGAGAACTTAGACGGGCCGTTCGCGAAGGTCGTCGACATCCTCGCCGTCTTCGCGACCATCGGCGGCGTGGCGACCTCGCTGGGCTTCATCGGCAGCCAGTTCGTCACGGGGCTGGACTACCAGTGGGGGATCAGTATGGGGAACATCGGCATTCTCCTCGTGGTGACATTCATGACGCTGCTGTTTACGACCTCGATGGTGTTGGGGGTCGACAAGGGGATCCGCCG is a window encoding:
- a CDS encoding amidohydrolase — translated: MSYEARNRLRELRREFHRHPEPGWREFRTTGRVVEELERIGVDEIAVGRDALATDERMAVPPAAELEPWIERAREAGVRSDVLERTADGHTGVIATLEQGEGPCIGLRVDLDAISMRESDESEHRPAAEGFRSEHDGYMHACGHDAHLAMALGTLEAVKESEFDGTLTVFFQPAEEISGGGKAMAESGYLDDIDYLLALHIGLDHPTGEVVAGIEKPLAMAHLTATFEGASAHAGKAPNEGANAMQAAATAIQNAYGIPRHSDGLTRVNVGRIEGGTASNVIAEEVTIEAEVRGGTTALMEYTRTELERVCYAAAEMHDCDVTPRVISESPRVDSHPALRDLVGNVAWEVEGVDRVIPSEEFGVSEDVTYLMQRVQDGGGLASYVLVGTDHPTSHHTPTFDIDEESLEIGVTLLTETATELSRRRP